The Cryptosporangium minutisporangium genome has a window encoding:
- a CDS encoding transcriptional regulator, with amino-acid sequence MADGDLQARRVQAVRAWALFTEHGDVAAQVRPEILTSWGRSREAHVSTDVEAAPMADESETVAVWKDTPLQTAVEAVEGELRRTAEDGDLVIAVTDADTRILWTYGGRVMRNRAERVGFLPGGRWDDESVGTNALDLANRLDAPSMVFSAEHYARIVANWVCWAAPVHDPVSGRKLGVLDLSTSWDRTHPIGLATARVMARLIETAIPFSTEHPSAQPEQTADPGLVMTLLGTAEARLDGYRLLLSRRQTEVLALLALHPEGLSLEQLHAMVYGDQAITFSTLKAEVSHLRQALGGQLSSRPYRLLMPVATDVQHVLALIRGGHVAAAVDAYGGDLLPGTNSPALSELADYVAVALREALLADPQPDAVLRYSQDLAPYDREVVEACLARLHRAGSGGGPHPAIPLLKARLAVAGR; translated from the coding sequence ATGGCCGACGGCGACTTACAGGCGCGCAGGGTGCAGGCCGTGCGCGCCTGGGCGTTGTTCACCGAACACGGAGACGTGGCGGCCCAGGTACGCCCGGAGATCCTCACCAGCTGGGGGCGCTCCCGCGAAGCTCACGTCTCCACCGACGTCGAGGCCGCGCCGATGGCCGACGAGTCCGAGACCGTCGCGGTCTGGAAGGACACTCCGCTGCAGACCGCGGTCGAGGCCGTCGAAGGTGAGCTGCGCCGGACCGCGGAGGACGGCGACCTGGTGATCGCGGTGACCGACGCCGACACCCGGATTCTCTGGACCTACGGCGGCCGGGTGATGCGGAACCGGGCCGAGAGGGTGGGTTTCCTGCCCGGCGGACGCTGGGACGACGAGTCTGTCGGCACCAACGCCCTCGACCTGGCCAACCGCTTGGACGCACCTTCGATGGTGTTCAGCGCCGAGCACTACGCCCGGATCGTCGCCAACTGGGTGTGCTGGGCGGCGCCGGTGCACGACCCGGTGTCCGGCCGGAAGCTCGGCGTCCTCGACCTGTCCACGTCGTGGGACCGCACGCATCCGATCGGGCTGGCCACCGCACGGGTGATGGCTCGGCTGATCGAGACCGCGATCCCGTTCTCGACCGAGCATCCGTCCGCGCAGCCGGAGCAGACCGCCGACCCGGGTCTGGTGATGACGCTGCTGGGCACCGCGGAGGCCCGGCTCGACGGCTACCGGCTGCTGCTCAGCCGGCGTCAGACCGAGGTGCTCGCGCTGCTGGCCCTGCACCCGGAGGGGCTGTCACTCGAGCAGCTGCACGCGATGGTCTACGGCGACCAGGCGATCACGTTCTCCACCCTCAAGGCCGAGGTCAGCCACTTGCGCCAGGCGCTCGGCGGCCAGCTGTCGTCCCGGCCGTACCGGCTGCTGATGCCCGTCGCCACCGACGTCCAGCACGTGCTCGCGCTGATCCGCGGCGGCCACGTCGCGGCGGCGGTCGACGCCTACGGCGGCGACCTGCTGCCCGGCACGAACTCCCCGGCGCTGAGCGAGCTCGCCGACTACGTCGCGGTCGCGCTGCGCGAGGCCCTGCTCGCGGACCCGCAGCCGGACGCGGTGCTGCGCTACAGCCAGGACCTCGCGCCCTACGACCGCGAAGTCGTCGAAGCCTGCCTCGCGCGGCTCCACCGCGCCGGCAGCGGCGGCGGTCCGCATCCGGCGATTCCGCTGCTCAAAGCCCGGCTGGCGGTCGCCGGGCGTTAG
- a CDS encoding MoxR family ATPase, producing the protein MEFRSAADIAARLGETGYLCDDALATVTYLALGMRRPLLLEGEPGTGKTALAEAIAQTMALPLIRLQCYEGIDATQALYDWDFARQILHLRALEASGGVDAEQAEKSLYDERFLLARPVLAALREAPAVLLVDEIDRADDEFEAFLLEVLSTYQVTIPEFGTVSAAVPPIVLLTSNRTRELHDALKRRCLYHWIDHPGLEREIEIVRSRAPEVSAELNRQVVTVVQALRDVDLQKPPGVAETLDWARALHMLGVARLDLESSARTVGALVKYREDAEKVRHALDRILTS; encoded by the coding sequence ATGGAGTTCCGTTCCGCTGCCGACATCGCCGCACGCCTCGGCGAGACCGGCTACCTCTGTGACGACGCACTGGCCACGGTGACCTACCTCGCGCTCGGGATGCGACGCCCGCTGCTGCTGGAGGGCGAGCCCGGTACCGGCAAGACCGCGTTGGCCGAGGCGATCGCGCAGACCATGGCCCTGCCGTTGATCCGGCTGCAGTGCTACGAGGGCATCGACGCCACGCAGGCGCTCTACGACTGGGACTTCGCCCGGCAGATCCTGCACCTGAGGGCGCTGGAGGCCTCCGGCGGCGTCGACGCCGAGCAGGCCGAGAAGTCCCTCTACGACGAGCGCTTCCTGCTGGCCCGGCCGGTGCTGGCCGCGCTCCGGGAGGCGCCCGCGGTCCTGCTCGTCGACGAGATCGACCGCGCCGACGACGAATTCGAGGCGTTCCTGCTCGAAGTGCTCTCGACCTACCAGGTGACGATCCCGGAATTCGGCACGGTCTCCGCCGCGGTGCCGCCGATCGTGCTGCTCACCTCCAACCGCACCCGCGAGCTGCACGACGCCCTGAAGCGGCGCTGTCTCTACCACTGGATCGACCACCCCGGGCTGGAGCGGGAGATCGAGATCGTCCGCTCGCGAGCCCCCGAGGTCTCGGCCGAGCTGAACCGGCAAGTCGTCACCGTGGTGCAGGCGCTCCGCGACGTCGACCTGCAGAAGCCGCCCGGCGTAGCCGAGACGCTCGACTGGGCCCGTGCCCTGCACATGCTCGGTGTCGCGCGGCTCGACCTGGAGTCGTCGGCGCGCACCGTCGGTGCGCTGGTCAAGTACCGGGAGGACGCCGAGAAGGTACGGCACGCCCTGGACCGGATCCTCACGTCGTGA
- a CDS encoding aminotransferase class I/II-fold pyridoxal phosphate-dependent enzyme gives MPDFKLEAHFSRWEFAARYHLTASDAQTLTVGELLALGTDADRERFMALPLGYVETWGTDELRAAIAGTYTRCAPDDVLAFAGAEEALFWLMQVLVGPGDHAVVTVPNYQAMETVPLVAGAEVTGVLLDEHDGWRLDLDAVRAALRPNTRVVAVNFPNNPTGAMPDAATWQALVELCAEHGARLVSDEVYRGVELDPSLRLPQAADLSPTAVSLNVLSKSYGLPGLRIGWVACRDHALLETLERHKHYTSICNAGPSELLAAVALRAGETVRARNRAIIAENLPQFDAFFAAHADRFDWARPDGGCVAFPRYRGPDGVETFCRELVETTGVLLLPASVYASALAPVPADRFRIGVGRRDPGPALEAFDAFLRR, from the coding sequence ATGCCCGATTTCAAGCTCGAAGCGCACTTCTCCCGCTGGGAGTTCGCCGCCCGCTATCACCTGACCGCGTCGGACGCCCAGACGCTCACCGTCGGTGAACTGCTCGCGCTCGGTACCGACGCCGACCGCGAGCGGTTCATGGCGCTCCCCCTCGGTTACGTCGAGACGTGGGGCACCGACGAGCTGCGCGCGGCGATCGCCGGCACGTACACCCGGTGCGCGCCCGACGACGTGCTGGCGTTCGCCGGCGCCGAGGAAGCCCTGTTCTGGCTGATGCAGGTGCTGGTCGGTCCGGGCGACCACGCGGTGGTCACGGTCCCGAACTACCAGGCGATGGAGACCGTGCCGCTGGTGGCGGGTGCCGAGGTGACCGGCGTCCTGCTCGACGAGCACGACGGGTGGCGGCTGGACCTGGACGCCGTCCGCGCCGCCCTGCGTCCGAACACCCGGGTGGTCGCGGTCAACTTCCCGAACAACCCCACCGGCGCGATGCCCGACGCGGCCACCTGGCAGGCCCTGGTGGAGCTCTGCGCCGAGCACGGGGCGCGGCTGGTCTCCGACGAGGTGTACCGCGGCGTCGAGCTCGACCCCTCGCTGCGGCTTCCCCAGGCCGCCGACCTCAGCCCGACCGCGGTCTCGCTCAACGTTCTGTCGAAGTCCTACGGGCTGCCCGGCCTGCGCATCGGCTGGGTCGCCTGCCGCGACCACGCCCTCCTGGAGACGCTGGAACGGCACAAGCACTACACGTCGATCTGCAACGCCGGGCCGAGTGAGCTGCTGGCCGCGGTCGCGCTCCGAGCCGGCGAGACCGTCCGAGCCCGCAACCGCGCGATCATCGCGGAGAACCTGCCGCAGTTCGACGCGTTCTTCGCCGCGCACGCCGACCGGTTCGACTGGGCACGCCCGGACGGGGGCTGCGTGGCCTTTCCCCGCTACCGCGGCCCGGACGGCGTCGAAACGTTCTGCCGGGAGCTGGTCGAGACCACCGGAGTGCTGCTGCTGCCGGCGTCGGTCTACGCCTCCGCGCTGGCTCCGGTCCCCGCCGATCGCTTCCGCATCGGGGTCGGCCGCCGCGATCCCGGTCCCGCCCTGGAGGCGTTCGACGCGTTCCTCCGACGCTAG
- a CDS encoding acyl-CoA dehydrogenase family protein, with amino-acid sequence MSALDAEERAIVDTVREFVDREVRPVVRELEHANTYPEGLVAQMKQLGIYGLAIPQPWGDAPVTMPCYALVTAELARGWMSLAGAMGGHTVVAKLLLEYGTPDQRDRYLPRMATGELRATMALTEPGGGSDLQNMATIARREGDEYVIDGSKTWISNARRSGLIALLCKTDPAARPRHTGISVLLVEHGPGLVVSRDLPKLGYKGVEACELTFDGLRVPADAVLGAEPGHGFAQMMKGLETGRIQVAARALGVGQAAFDDALRYAQTRESFGKPIWQHQSIGNYLADMATKLTAARQLILYAAEKAQSGERCDLEAGMAKLFASETAMEIALNAVRIHGGYGYSTEFDVERYFRDAPLMIVGEGTNEIQRNVIAAQLVKRGRLDH; translated from the coding sequence GTGAGCGCGCTCGACGCCGAGGAGCGCGCCATCGTGGACACGGTGCGCGAGTTCGTCGACCGCGAGGTCAGGCCGGTCGTCCGCGAGCTGGAGCACGCGAACACCTACCCCGAGGGCCTCGTCGCGCAGATGAAGCAGCTCGGGATCTACGGGCTGGCGATCCCGCAGCCGTGGGGTGACGCACCGGTCACCATGCCCTGCTACGCGCTGGTCACCGCCGAACTGGCCCGGGGCTGGATGTCGCTCGCCGGCGCGATGGGCGGGCACACCGTCGTCGCCAAGCTACTGCTGGAGTACGGCACGCCGGACCAGCGGGACCGGTACCTCCCGCGGATGGCCACCGGCGAGCTGCGGGCCACGATGGCGCTCACCGAACCCGGCGGCGGGTCGGACCTGCAGAACATGGCCACGATCGCCCGGCGCGAGGGCGACGAGTACGTGATCGACGGGTCCAAGACCTGGATCTCCAACGCACGACGCTCCGGGCTGATCGCGCTGCTGTGCAAGACCGACCCGGCCGCCCGGCCGAGACACACGGGCATCTCCGTGCTGCTGGTGGAGCACGGGCCGGGGCTCGTCGTCAGCAGGGACCTGCCGAAGCTGGGGTACAAGGGCGTGGAGGCCTGCGAGCTGACCTTCGACGGGCTGCGCGTCCCGGCCGACGCGGTGCTGGGCGCGGAGCCCGGCCACGGGTTCGCCCAGATGATGAAGGGCCTCGAGACGGGCCGGATCCAGGTGGCGGCACGCGCGTTGGGCGTCGGGCAAGCCGCGTTCGACGACGCGCTGCGGTACGCCCAGACGCGGGAGTCGTTCGGCAAGCCGATCTGGCAGCACCAGTCGATCGGGAACTACCTGGCCGACATGGCGACGAAGCTCACCGCCGCCCGGCAGCTGATCCTGTACGCGGCCGAGAAGGCGCAGTCCGGGGAGCGGTGCGACCTGGAGGCGGGGATGGCGAAGCTGTTCGCGTCGGAGACCGCGATGGAGATCGCGCTGAACGCGGTGCGGATCCACGGTGGTTACGGTTACTCGACCGAGTTCGACGTCGAGCGGTACTTCCGGGACGCGCCGCTGATGATCGTCGGTGAGGGCACCAACGAGATCCAGCGCAACGTGATCGCGGCCCAGCTCGTCAAGCGCGGACGGCTCGACCACTGA
- a CDS encoding helix-turn-helix transcriptional regulator — protein MTPSWLAPYAPVCAAIAALLDPHGEVAVHDLATERIAALWNPLSGRAIGDDSLLDELPVAPGDAPVIGPYEKVLPDGRRCTSVSAVLRDTAGEPRALLCVNLDRSDLDRIAALSGALFAATQPRPPALFDRDWREQIALRVHEFRRTHPEPLDRDARRDLIAQLDREGLFAVRRSADLAAEALGVSRATVYALLKEVRA, from the coding sequence GTGACGCCTTCCTGGCTGGCGCCGTACGCACCGGTGTGCGCGGCGATCGCGGCCCTCCTCGACCCGCACGGCGAGGTCGCCGTCCACGACTTGGCCACCGAGCGGATCGCCGCGCTGTGGAACCCCCTCTCCGGACGCGCGATCGGCGACGACTCCCTGCTCGACGAACTGCCGGTCGCGCCCGGCGACGCCCCGGTGATCGGCCCCTACGAGAAGGTGCTGCCGGACGGACGGCGCTGCACCTCGGTCAGTGCGGTGCTGCGCGACACGGCCGGTGAGCCGCGGGCGCTGCTCTGCGTCAACCTCGACCGTTCCGACCTCGACCGGATCGCCGCGCTGTCCGGCGCGCTGTTCGCCGCCACGCAGCCCCGCCCACCGGCCCTGTTCGACCGCGATTGGCGCGAGCAGATCGCGCTGCGTGTCCACGAGTTCCGCCGCACCCACCCGGAGCCACTCGACCGCGACGCCCGCCGGGACTTGATCGCCCAGCTGGACCGCGAAGGGCTGTTCGCGGTCCGGCGCTCCGCCGACCTGGCCGCCGAGGCGCTCGGCGTGTCCCGGGCCACCGTGTACGCACTGCTCAAGGAGGTCCGCGCGTGA
- a CDS encoding (2Fe-2S)-binding protein, with translation MTRISLKVDGATVTDDVEPRMLLVHYLRERLGKTGTVIGCDTSNCGACTVHLNGRSVKSCNVLAVQADGAEVTTIEGLASNGSLHPVQEAFRECHGLQCGFCTPGMIMQSVDLLKENPRPTEEEIRLGLEGNLCRCTGYHNIVRAVQYAAQHSGDPVGGQQ, from the coding sequence ATGACTCGAATCAGCCTCAAAGTCGACGGTGCGACCGTCACCGACGACGTCGAACCGCGCATGTTGCTGGTGCACTACCTCCGCGAACGGCTGGGCAAGACCGGCACCGTCATCGGCTGCGACACCAGCAACTGTGGCGCGTGCACGGTTCACCTCAACGGCCGCAGCGTGAAGTCGTGCAACGTACTGGCGGTCCAGGCCGACGGTGCCGAGGTGACCACGATCGAGGGCCTCGCCAGCAACGGCAGCCTCCACCCCGTCCAGGAGGCGTTCCGTGAATGCCACGGCCTGCAGTGCGGCTTCTGCACGCCGGGGATGATCATGCAATCGGTGGACCTGCTGAAAGAGAACCCCCGGCCGACCGAGGAGGAGATTCGCCTCGGGCTGGAGGGGAACCTCTGCCGCTGCACCGGCTACCACAACATCGTCCGGGCCGTGCAGTACGCCGCCCAGCACTCGGGCGACCCGGTGGGAGGTCAGCAGTGA
- a CDS encoding vWA domain-containing protein, translated as MTESSWIAESVDRAATSEPVREAEEILLGFTVALRAAGVSVTHDRAQAYLEAAAMAGLDDATAAYHAGQATLCGSPADLDRYDQVYEAYFDHRAGPARRRLSSPPSLQTTSSILPESETGGSGDADEDVVQARASAAEVLRHRDIATLTANEKARLAALFGTLSVRLPQRRSGRQRPWRRGTLDASRTMRASLRRMGEPAALEWRRHTQRPRPVVLLVDVSGSMSSYADALLRLAHRIGQGARGRGTTGVETFALGTRLTRLTRALSARDPERALVAAGQTVPDWSGGTRLGETLKVFLDRWGRRGLARGAVVVVFSDGWERGDAALLGEQMARLHRIAHRVVWVNPHRGKSGYEPVQVGIRAVLPSVDDFVAGHSLAAFAELTEVIARA; from the coding sequence GTGACCGAAAGCTCCTGGATCGCAGAGTCGGTCGACCGCGCGGCCACGAGCGAACCGGTGCGCGAGGCGGAGGAGATCCTGCTCGGCTTCACGGTCGCCCTCCGCGCGGCCGGTGTGTCGGTCACCCACGACCGTGCCCAGGCCTACCTCGAAGCGGCGGCGATGGCCGGGCTGGACGACGCGACGGCCGCCTACCACGCGGGCCAGGCGACGCTCTGCGGCTCCCCGGCCGATCTGGATCGGTACGACCAGGTCTACGAGGCGTACTTCGATCACCGCGCCGGGCCCGCACGTCGTCGTCTGTCGTCGCCGCCCTCGCTCCAGACGACGTCGTCGATCCTGCCCGAGTCGGAGACCGGCGGTAGCGGCGACGCGGACGAGGACGTCGTGCAGGCGAGGGCGAGCGCGGCCGAGGTGCTCCGGCACCGCGACATCGCCACCCTGACCGCGAACGAGAAGGCGCGGCTCGCTGCCCTGTTCGGGACGTTGTCGGTGCGGCTGCCGCAGCGCCGGTCCGGACGCCAGCGGCCCTGGCGACGAGGAACACTGGACGCCTCTCGGACCATGCGCGCCAGCCTCCGCCGGATGGGCGAGCCCGCGGCGCTCGAGTGGCGCCGCCACACCCAGCGGCCGCGTCCGGTGGTGCTGCTGGTCGATGTGTCCGGCTCGATGAGCTCGTACGCGGACGCGTTGCTGAGGCTGGCCCACCGCATCGGGCAGGGCGCACGGGGCAGGGGAACGACCGGCGTGGAGACGTTCGCGCTCGGCACCCGACTCACCCGCCTGACCCGCGCCCTGAGCGCCCGCGACCCCGAGCGGGCGCTCGTCGCGGCGGGACAGACCGTGCCGGACTGGTCCGGCGGCACCCGGCTCGGTGAGACGCTCAAAGTGTTCCTGGACCGCTGGGGCCGGCGCGGACTGGCCCGCGGCGCGGTCGTCGTCGTGTTCTCCGACGGCTGGGAGCGGGGTGACGCCGCGCTGCTCGGCGAGCAGATGGCGCGCTTGCACCGCATCGCGCACCGCGTCGTCTGGGTCAACCCCCATCGGGGCAAGTCCGGTTACGAACCCGTCCAGGTCGGCATCCGGGCGGTTCTGCCCTCTGTGGACGATTTCGTGGCGGGCCATTCGCTCGCCGCGTTCGCGGAACTGACCGAGGTGATCGCGCGCGCATAG